One window of the Acidobacteriota bacterium genome contains the following:
- the flgK gene encoding flagellar hook-associated protein FlgK, which yields MSGLFTIMRNNVRSLTNFQAGLAVVSDNVANVNTAGYTRKRALFTSTRPELRSYGFLGTGAEISRVEGVRDFFIERRLITELQSQGFYQGQQFGLQQIEGTVFSSTESGIPDQISRFFNSFSDLTNDGSSLALRQAAISEGERLADQFNTAFQRLGRLALDNHQQIEDTVGQINSLSQRIADLNGELTRAGASGQDGGVFQDQRQQALEELAQLVEFRVVSDENGIIDVTTTSGAPLVLGTETKELRAETSAGSTAIFVENREVTGDITGGELGGQLLLDRQTIPSFIGDLNLLAEEIASQVNAAHSGGEDLNGNAGQPFFSFTPGGAAGTLSVAISDPRQVAARNPGSGPGNVDIAQQIADLREQPFAALGDSTFSEFHSDVVFRAGLESRNVQESLSVQQVVVRQVTNARDSVSAVSLDEEAANLVQFQRAYEASARFFQVVDRLLEETMNLI from the coding sequence ATGAGCGGTCTTTTTACAATCATGCGCAACAACGTCAGGTCGCTGACCAACTTCCAGGCCGGCCTGGCCGTCGTCAGCGACAACGTGGCCAATGTCAACACGGCAGGCTACACACGCAAGCGGGCCCTTTTCACCTCGACCCGACCCGAATTGCGCAGCTACGGGTTTTTAGGCACGGGCGCCGAGATCAGCCGCGTGGAAGGCGTGCGCGACTTCTTCATCGAACGGCGCCTGATCACCGAGCTTCAGAGCCAGGGCTTCTACCAGGGACAGCAATTCGGCCTGCAGCAGATAGAGGGAACCGTCTTTTCATCGACCGAGAGCGGAATTCCCGACCAGATCTCGCGCTTTTTCAACTCCTTCTCCGACCTCACCAACGACGGCTCCTCACTGGCGCTTCGCCAGGCTGCCATCAGCGAAGGCGAGCGCTTGGCCGACCAGTTCAATACCGCCTTCCAACGCCTGGGGCGGCTGGCCCTGGACAACCATCAGCAGATCGAGGATACCGTCGGCCAGATCAATTCGCTGAGCCAGCGCATCGCCGACCTCAACGGCGAATTGACGCGAGCGGGCGCTTCGGGGCAGGACGGCGGCGTCTTTCAGGATCAACGCCAACAAGCCCTTGAAGAACTGGCCCAACTGGTGGAATTCCGCGTGGTCAGCGACGAAAACGGAATCATCGATGTCACCACCACCTCAGGAGCCCCTTTGGTCCTGGGTACGGAAACCAAAGAGCTGCGCGCTGAGACCTCGGCCGGCAGCACCGCCATTTTCGTGGAAAACCGCGAAGTGACAGGCGACATAACCGGCGGGGAGTTGGGTGGCCAATTGCTGCTCGACCGCCAGACCATCCCCAGCTTCATCGGCGATCTCAACCTGCTGGCCGAAGAGATCGCCTCCCAGGTCAATGCCGCTCATAGCGGCGGGGAAGACCTGAACGGCAATGCCGGACAGCCGTTTTTCTCCTTCACTCCGGGAGGCGCCGCCGGGACCCTTTCCGTCGCCATTTCCGATCCGCGCCAGGTGGCGGCCCGCAACCCCGGCAGCGGACCCGGCAACGTCGACATCGCCCAGCAGATCGCCGACCTGCGCGAACAGCCTTTCGCCGCGCTGGGAGACAGTACTTTTAGCGAGTTTCATTCCGACGTGGTTTTCAGAGCGGGACTGGAGTCGCGCAACGTGCAGGAGAGCCTGTCGGTGCAGCAGGTGGTGGTCCGTCAGGTCACCAACGCCCGCGATTCGGTCTCCGCCGTCTCGCTCGACGAAGAAGCCGCCAACCTGGTCCAGTTCCAGCGCGCCTACGAGGCCAGCGCCCGCTTTTTCCAGGTAGTCGACCGCCTGCTGGAAGAAACCATGAACCTGATTTAA
- the flgN gene encoding flagellar export chaperone FlgN produces MIDLSRLHQLLDAQIECCGQSARRDQAFQDALSQRDGEQLRSFHQQYQQDAARLQELNRQLAQILQGSSLTDFAHTLPPDQAAELREKGRELARLTADWRIANARRFRFLQRTASASQGMLEQVYGMAGGYDSRGTMMNRYRSS; encoded by the coding sequence ATGATAGACCTTTCGCGCCTCCACCAATTGCTCGATGCCCAAATCGAATGCTGCGGCCAGTCGGCCCGGCGAGACCAAGCCTTCCAGGACGCCCTCAGCCAGCGCGACGGCGAACAACTGCGGAGCTTCCACCAGCAGTATCAGCAAGACGCTGCGCGATTGCAGGAACTCAACCGCCAGTTAGCCCAGATCTTGCAGGGGAGCAGCCTCACCGACTTCGCTCATACGCTTCCGCCTGATCAAGCCGCCGAATTACGGGAGAAGGGCAGGGAACTGGCTCGCCTGACGGCCGACTGGCGCATTGCCAACGCGCGCCGCTTCCGCTTTCTCCAGCGCACGGCTTCGGCCTCCCAGGGGATGCTCGAGCAGGTCTACGGAATGGCCGGCGGATACGACAGCCGGGGAACCATGATGAACCGCTACCGCAGCAGCTAG